Proteins encoded in a region of the Paenibacillus sp. W2I17 genome:
- a CDS encoding low specificity L-threonine aldolase, whose protein sequence is MIRFECDYNEGAHERILQRLMETNMEQTSGYGTDEHCERARMLIRRACDNEQADVHFLVGGTQTNTTVIASILRPYQGVIAASSGHIAVHETGAIEATGHKVLTVPSEDGKITPEQVRAVYDAHMNESSPEHCVQPGMVYISQPTENGTMYSKAELQALHTVSRACGLPFFVDGARLGYALASRDCDMTLVDLARLCDVFYIGGTKIGALMGEAVVILNDALKPDFRYMIKQKGGLLAKGRLLGIQFETLFEDGLYLDISRHAVDMALRIHDSLEQQGVRFLYDSPTNQQFPILPDRLLEKLRSGYTFTFWEKVDDTHSAVRFCTSWATRQENVDALTRDITQLLHEEIHVPERVEALV, encoded by the coding sequence ATGATACGATTTGAATGTGATTATAACGAAGGTGCGCATGAACGCATTTTACAAAGACTGATGGAAACCAATATGGAACAGACGAGCGGGTATGGCACGGATGAGCATTGTGAACGGGCGAGAATGCTTATTCGTCGGGCATGTGACAATGAGCAAGCTGATGTTCATTTCCTGGTTGGTGGCACACAGACAAATACAACGGTGATTGCATCTATTTTGCGTCCATATCAAGGTGTAATTGCAGCGAGCTCAGGACATATTGCGGTTCATGAAACCGGAGCTATTGAAGCTACGGGACATAAGGTACTCACAGTTCCAAGCGAGGACGGAAAGATCACGCCCGAGCAGGTTAGAGCCGTCTACGATGCGCACATGAATGAGTCGTCACCGGAACACTGTGTTCAACCAGGAATGGTCTACATATCCCAACCAACGGAGAATGGAACGATGTACAGTAAGGCAGAACTGCAAGCATTACATACAGTGAGCAGAGCATGTGGTCTTCCGTTTTTCGTGGATGGAGCACGTCTTGGATATGCACTCGCTTCACGCGATTGCGATATGACACTTGTTGATCTTGCACGCTTGTGTGATGTGTTTTACATCGGGGGAACCAAGATTGGCGCATTGATGGGAGAAGCGGTTGTTATCCTGAATGATGCACTGAAACCGGATTTTCGTTATATGATCAAACAAAAAGGTGGCCTGCTTGCCAAAGGCAGATTGCTGGGTATCCAATTTGAAACGTTGTTCGAAGATGGTCTGTACCTCGATATTTCTCGCCATGCCGTAGATATGGCCTTGAGAATTCATGACTCACTTGAACAGCAGGGGGTACGCTTCCTGTACGATTCACCAACCAACCAGCAGTTTCCGATTCTGCCGGATCGTTTGCTTGAGAAATTACGCAGCGGTTATACGTTCACCTTCTGGGAAAAGGTTGACGATACACACAGTGCGGTGCGGTTCTGCACCAGCTGGGCAACTCGTCAAGAGAATGTGGATGCACTGACTCGTGATATCACTCAATTATTGCACGAAGAGATCCACGTGCCAGAACGGGTCGAAGCATTGGTCTAA
- a CDS encoding MarR family winged helix-turn-helix transcriptional regulator, translating into MRRFNRFYTNILGVLDKHILGTGYSFAEVRVIIEIGIRGESIANNLVDTLTIDRSYMSRIVNKLSKEGLLVKVNSAADSRVSLIRLTAKGEELYAQLNDRSDQQILKLMQELNEEEIQEVYTSMMNIQEKLNKKAGETTR; encoded by the coding sequence ATGCGACGTTTTAACCGTTTTTATACCAACATTCTTGGTGTACTCGATAAGCATATTCTTGGAACAGGGTACTCGTTTGCAGAAGTACGGGTCATTATTGAGATTGGAATTCGGGGAGAGAGCATTGCGAACAATCTGGTGGATACACTGACCATTGATCGCAGTTACATGAGCCGAATCGTGAACAAGCTGTCCAAGGAAGGACTGCTGGTGAAAGTGAATTCTGCGGCCGACAGCAGGGTCAGTCTGATTCGTTTGACTGCCAAGGGCGAGGAACTATATGCCCAATTGAATGATCGATCCGATCAACAGATCCTGAAGCTGATGCAAGAATTGAATGAAGAAGAGATTCAAGAGGTGTACACCTCCATGATGAACATACAAGAGAAGTTGAACAAGAAGGCAGGAGAGACAACACGATGA